Sequence from the Nocardia brasiliensis genome:
GCGTTGCCCGGCCTCAGTTGGGCCTTGCTCGGTATCCCGCTCTCCACCGGCCTCGGCGGACTGCTCACCCAAGAGGCGTACGCCCGCGGCTCGCTGCCCACCGCGCTCACCGCGATGACCATCACCGACCCCGTCCTCAGCTACGCAGCGGGCGTCACCCTCTTCGCCGCCGCCCACCCTCGACCCGCCCCCTTGCTCCTCGCTGCCACCCTCGTCCTCACCGGCATCACCCTGCTCGCCAATTCGCCCACCCTGCACGACGAACGAGATATCGCCGCCGCGACACCACCGAAACAGGCAGTGCCAGCCTCGATTCCGCTGCCCTGACCGTTCACCCCTGCACGCTGATCGCCCGCGAGGGTGCGGTAACGGTGGTCGGGGGCAGCGGCTGATGTGGCGGCACGGGGGTTTGTGAGCCGACGAGTCGCCGCTGGAGGGTCGGTGCGAAACATCGCTGACGCCAGCTACATACGGCGACACAGCGGTGTTGGCGGCACGTCGTCTGCTCGGCGCTTGGTGTTCATTCCTGCTCGCTGATCGCCGGCGCAGGCGTCGTGTCGGTGAAGTAGGTGGTGTCGGTGGCGGGTCGATTGCTCGTCGGCGATTGCTCGAGCGGAGGGTTAGGCGGGGGCGTAGTCGGTGTAGAGGGCGAGCATGGCTGTGACGGTGGCGGACCAGGGGTAGCGTTCGGCGGCGTTGCGGGCGGCGTGGCGGCGCTGGGAGGCGGGGATGGCCAGCAGGGTGCGGACTCCGTCGGCCAGGCCGTGCGGGGTGCCGTCGGAGACGATGCCGGAGCCGATGGCGCCGACGAGTTCGCGCGCGGCGCCTTCGTCGGGGACCACGACCGGGGTGCCGCAGGCCAGGGCTTCCAGCACCGCGAGGCCGAAAGTTTCGGCGGGGGAGGGGAATATGGCGATATCGGCCGCGGCGACCTGGCGGGCCATGGCGACGCGGTCGGTGAGGTGGCCGTGGAAGACCACCGGCAGTCCGGCCGCCGCACGTGCCAGGCGTTGGCGCAGCGGGCCGTCGCCGAGCACGGCCAGCTCGCACCGCACACCGGCGTGGACCAGCACGCGCACCGCTTCGATCGCGAGTTCGGCCCGCTTCTCCTTGGACAGCCTGCTCACCAGCACCAGACGCACCGGTTCGGCGCTCGTGCCGGAGGTTTCGGCCGCGGGACGAAAGGTGCTCAGGTCCACCCCGAGCGGTACCCGCCGCACGTTGGTCGCGCCGATCCTGGTGAACTCCGCCGTCGCGAAGCTAGAAGTGACAACGACCTTTTCGGCGCGGACGCAGAGGCGGCGGTTGGCCAGGTCGGCGGCCGTGGTCAACGGGAAGCCGGGTGGCACGCGGGTGCGCAGGATGGCGTCGATGCGTTCATGCGAGAACAGCACCAGCGGCACCCCGACGCCGCGCGCCCACGGCGCCAGCCACCGCACGCTCAGCTTGTCGCTGCATTCGAGCACGTCGGGACGTAGCAGATCGAGGATGGGCCGGGTCCGCCGGGCGGTCAGCACGTGGTACCCGCCCGCCCCGAACTTGGGGCTGCGCACCGTGATTCGCCGCCCCGAGGCGGTCTGCTCGTCTCCGTCGGCAGGTCCCGGCACCACGAGCACCCGTTCGTGCCCGCCCGCCAGGTATCCGCGCCCGATCTCGTCGAGGCACGTTCGGATCCCGCCGGAGGCCGGGGTGTAGAAGTTCGCGATCTGCACAATCCGCATCAGGGGCCTGCAGCTTCGATCAGATCGGCATAGGTGGTGGCGCGGGCGCCCGCGGTGAGGGCGGCCTCGATGGCGCGCAGGGTGGCCTCGCGCAAGCCCGGCTGGTGCAGGTCGTCGGGGTGCAGGGCGAGCCGGACGAGACCGCCGTTGCGGGCGTTGCGCGCGGCGAAGGTTTGCAGCATCGCGGTGCCGAAGCGTTCGGGCCAGCCGCCGCCGGGCCGATGCGAGAGGGCGAAGCCGCGCCTGCGGTGACCGGTGCGCAGATCACGCACGCCGAAGTGGTCGGTGGTGTGGGTGAAGCCCGCCGCGCGCAGCGCCCGTTCGGCGGCGGGCGAGGCCAGCCAGCCGGGCGGTGTGAACCCCGTTGTGGACAGCCCGGATTCGGCCATCACCGCGGTGGCGTCGCGCAGCTTGGCCGCCGCCTGCGCCTGGTCCAGCGCGGCGAACTCGGCGGCGCCGCGGGCCACCGCCCGCCCGAGCGTCCGCCGCGGCCACCCACCCTCGGGGCCCGCGCGATGCGACCACCCGTGCACCATGATCTCGTTCCCCCGCAACCGGCGTTCCCGCAGGAAACCCGCGTACTCCGGCTGCCGCGCCAGCGACGCGCCCCGCCAGGGGCCCGGTATCACCAGCAGCGACACCGGAATCCCGAACCCGTCGGCGTCCGCGCACCAGCGCGCCGTCTCCGCCGCACTCGCGGGCGCGACGTCATGGACGCTCACCACCAACCGCGCACACACGCAGCGCAAGCTAACACCGCGCGGTTGCCATCAGCTGAACAGCAGCGTGCCGCAGCCTGACGGATCGACACCACCGCTGTCGACAGGAATTCGGTACCTCTCGCGTGGCATCGCGATGAGTTCCACCCTCGGGCGCAGTCTGATATCCATGGGCACACTCATCTATGGCTTCAATGTCTCGGTCGACGGCTATATTGCCGACGCGCAGGGCAGCATCGACTGGTCCGATCCGAGCGACGAACTGCTCCAATATTGGAACGACGTCGAGCGGGAGACCGCCCTGTCGTTCTACGGGCGGCGGCTCTACGAACTGATGTCCGCGTTCTGGCCGACCGCCGATCAGGCCCCGGACGCCTCGCCCCGGACCGTCGACTTCGCGCGCATCTGGTGCGCCATGCCCAAGGTCGTGTTCTCCCACACGCTGGAGTCGGTCGACTGGAACTCCCGCCTGGAACGCGGCGACCCGGTCGAGGTCGTGCGGAAACTGAAAGCCGAAACCGACGGCAGGCTGGAAGTGGCCGGAGCGACGCTGGCCGCGTCGATCGTGCGGGCCGGATTGGTGGACGAGTACCGGATCGTGGTCACGCCCACCGCGGTGGGCGGCGGCACGCCGTTTTTCCCGACGCTGCCGTCCTGGATCTCGCTGCGACTGCTGAAGAACCGCACTTTTCCATGCGGCGCGGTCCTGCTGAGCTACGCGGCGAAACGCGACTGATCGTCAGCCATGACCGGGCACTTCGCGTGCGCATGCAAGGTCATTTGATTTTGCTATGGGTGGTCGAAGTATTCGGGCTCGCAAGACAATTCGCCTGGTGTCTCAGCCAGGTCGGCGTATGATCGGGCCAGTGTGAGCGCCCGGGGGAAGAATGAACGAGCCGGTGACCGCGGACTGGGAACAGTTCGTTCAAGCGCTGGCGCGATGTCTGTCCGAACTTCCTTCACGGGCGACATTGATCATCGCCGCACCGGGAAATCGGTACGTCCAGTTCATGCAATACGACATCAAATTGTCGGCGGAGCTGGCGGGTAACCACTATCTGACGCAACCCATTCCGGATGCCGCGGCCGCGGAATTGCGCGAACTCGGCTGGAACGAGCCGATCCTGCGGCGCGAGGTCGACAATTGGACCAAGACCATGTTCTGGCCCATATCGCCGGGCAGCCTGATCGAGTTCGCGCGCTCGGTCGCCATCGGATTCCGGGACGCGCTCGGCGTGGCGACGCCGGTGGAATTACGCGCCATGGGCTGGACCGAGGCCTCCGGTGATCTGGATCTCACGGTGCTCGGCTCGATGGCTCGCCGCGGCTGGAATTGAGTCGGTCCGCACCCGCGCCGCGACCGGAAACGGCGGCCGCGACCATGCGTGGCGAAACCGCCGCGACGTGGGCACTATCCTGAGTGACATGGCAGCAGGTAAGCCCACCAAAGAAGCGAAGGCCGCGGCGAAAGCGGCCCGCAAGCAGCAGTCGAAAGAGCGCAGGCAGCAGCTCTGGCAGGCGTTCCAGATGCAGCGCAAGGAAGACAAGCTGCTGCTGCCGTTGATGATCGGCGCGCTGGTCGGCAGCATCGTGGTCTTCCTGGTGATCGGTCTGATCTTCGGGCTGACCTGGCTGCTCGTCCCGTTCGGCGTGGTGCTGGGCGCGCTGGCCGCGTTCATCATCTTCGGCCGCCGGGTGCAGAAGAGCGTGTACGGCAAGGCGGAGGGCCAGGCGGGCGCCGCGGCCTGGGTGCTGGACAACCTGCAGGGCAAGTGGCGGGTGACCAACGGCATCGCCGCGACCACCCAGCTCGACGCGGTGCACCGGGTGATCGGCCTGCCCGGCGTGGTGCTGGTCGCCGAGGGCGCTCCGCAGCGGGTGAAATCGCTGTTGGCGCAGGAGAAGAAGCGCACCGCCCGGCTGATCGGCGACACCCCGATCTACGACGTCGTGATCGGCAACGACGAGGGCCAGGTGCCGCTCAAGGAGCTGCAGCGCTACCTGACCAAGCTGCCCCGCAACATCGACACCAAGCGAATGGACCTGATCGAGGGCAGGCTCTCGGCCCTCAGCTCGCGCACCGGCCCCGCCATGCCGAAGGGCCCGATGCCCGCAGGCGCCAAGATGCGCGGCGTACAGCGCACCATCCGCAGGCGCTGAACGCGAACACCGCGGGCCCGCACCTACCGCGAGGTGCGGGCCCGCGGTGTTTCAAGATCAAGGGGAACTGGTGGCGGCGGGCTCTCGGCCGATGCCGCCACCAGTTCCTCCTCGAAGTTCAGCGCGAGTGGACGAGCGCGGTCCCGGTCGCGCGATCGTGCATGCCGCGCCCGTCCGCGTCGGTGAAGAGGGCGGGGACGACGAAGACCAGGAGTGCCTGGCGGGCCAGGGCGCGCACGATGCCGACGGGGACGGGTGCGTCGATGCGGACGGTGCGCAGGCGCAGGAAGTACTGCCCGGGGGTGAATCCGAACAAGGTCACCGCCCCCACCCCGATCACGAACCAGACCAGCAGTGTGAGGCTCGACGCCGATCCGCCGCGCATGATGATCGCGGCGATGCCGAGGGCGATGAGCCAGTCGACGAACAGCGCGGCGATCCGGCGGGCCATGCCGGACAACGATCCGGCGCCGGACTGCGGCAGGCCCAATTCTTTGCCGGGGAACTCGGGGTTTGCCTGGTCGCCGGAACCCTCCGAGGGGCCGGAGAGCCACGATCCCGTGATGCGTGCCATGGCCCCCACAATATGCGCGGCCGGTCAGCCGGACGTCATCGCATAAGGGGAGTTCACGTCGTCGCGGCCCTGGTCGGGTGGCAGGATTACGATGCTGGTGGCGCCCGGGTGGGCCGGGTCACCGGGCCAGCGGCACGTGTAACACTGGCGAAACACAGCCTTGACTGCGGGGAAACACCGCGTCCATACCGTCTGGACGCGACGAACCCATGCAATCGACACTGGCTGGGAACCGATCCGTAAGGAGAACAAGTGACGTTCAGCACGGCCGACGAGGTCATCAAATTCCTTGCTGATGAAGAAGTCGAATACGTCGACATCCGATTCAGTGATCTGCCCGGTGTGCAGCAGCACTTCTCGATCCCGGCGAAGGCGTTCACGACCGACCTCGCAGAGGAAGGGCTGGCCTTCGACGGCTCGTCCGTCCGCGGTTTCCAGTCGATCGACGAGTCGGACATGCTGCTGCTGCCCGACTTCAGCACCGCGCGCCTCGACCCGTTCCGGGCGGCCAAGACGCTGAACCTCAACTTCTTCGTGCACGACCCGTTCACCCGCGAGGCCTACAGCCGCGACCCGCGCAACATCGCGCGCAAGGCCGAGGAGTACCTGCGCTCCACCGGTATCGCCGACACCGCGTACTTCGGTGCCGAGGCGGAGTTCTACATCTTCGACTCGATCCGGTACGACTCGGCGATGAACGGCGCGTTCTACGAGATCGAGTCGGTCTCGGGTTCCTGGAACACCGGCGCCGAGTTCAACCCGGACGGCACCCTGAACCGTGGTTACAAGGTGCGCAACAAGGGCGGTTACTTCCCCGTCGCGCCGTACGACCACTACGTCGACCTGCGCGACAAGATCTCGACCAACCTGCAGAACGCGGGCTTCGAGCTCGAGCGCGGCCACCACGAGGTCGGCACCGCCGGCCAGGCCGAGATCAACTACAAGTTCAACACCCTGCTCGGCGCGGCCGACGACCTGCAGCTGTTCAAGTACATCGTGAAGAACACCGCGTGGGCCGAGGGCAAGACCGTTACCTTCATGCCGAAGCCGCTCTTCGGTGACAACGGCTCGGGCATGCACGTGCACCAGTCGCTGTGGAAGGACGGCAAGCCGCTGTTCCACGACGAGGCCGGCTACGGCGGTCTGTCGGATCTGGCGCGCCACTACATCGGCGGCATCCTGCACCACGCGCCGTCGCTGCTGGCGTTCACCAACCCGACCGTGAACTCTTACCACCGCCTGGTGCCGGGCTACGAGGCCCCGATCAACCTGGTGTACTCGCAGCGCAACCGCTCCGCGGCCGTGCGTATCCCGGTGACCGGCAACAACCCGAAGGCCAAGCGCATCGAGTTCCGCGCGCCCGACTCCTCGGGTAACCCGTACCTGGCCTTCGCCGCCATGATGATGGCGGGCCTGGACGGCATCAAGAACAAGATCGAGCCGCTGGCCCCGGTCGACAAGGACCTCTACGAGCTCCCGCCGGAGGAGGCCAAGAACATCCCGCAGGCCCCCACCAGCCTCGCCACGGTCATCGACCGCCTCGAGCAGGATCACGACTACCTGACCGAAGGCAACGTCTTCACCGACGACCTGATCGAGACCTGGATCAACATCAAGCGCGAGCAGGAGATCGCCCCGGTGAACCTGCGCCCGCACCCCTACGAGTTCGAGCTCTACTTCGACGTGTAAGTCGTAGGACCCCAACTGGTTTCGAGCCCTCCCGCAACGGCGCGGGAGGGCTCGACTCGTTTGCGAGCCGGTGCTACCGCCGGGTGTAGGCGGGTCGGCCCATGAGGTAGGTGGCGAGGACCGAGCGTTCGTCGCCGAGGATCATCTGGGCGAACAGCCGCTCGTGGAAGTCACGGGCGCGATCGACGCGGCGGGCCAGGACCGGGGTGGCCGCCCAGTCCAGCACGACGAAATCGGCGTCCTTTCCGGTGCGGAAGTTGCCGATGCGGTCGTCGCAGTACATCGCCTCGGCGCCGCCGAGGGTGGCGAGGTAGAAGCCACGCAGCGCGTCCAGTGCGGTGCGCCGCGCCTCGGGTTTCGCCGATTCGCCGAGCATGACCACCTTGTAGGCCTCGTTGAGGGTGCGCAGCATCGAATAGCTGGTGCCCGCACCGCAATCGGTGCCGAGACCGACCCGGATGCCCGCCTGCCAGGCGGCGGGCAGGTCGAACAGCCCGCTGCCGAGGAACAGGTTCGAGGTGGGGCAGAAGGCGATCGCGGCACCGGCCTCGGCCATCCTGGACCGGTCCTGCGCGTCGATGTGCACACAGTGCGCGAAAAGCGCTCGGGGGCCGAGCATGCCGACGCGGTCGTAGACGTCGAGATAGGACCGCGCGTCGGCGAAGCGGGCGAGGACCTGTTCGGTTTCCTGGCGGCTCTCGGCCGCGTGCGTCTGCAGCGCGACCCCGGCAAGCTCCTGGAACAGTCGTCCCGCCATGGCCAGTTGCTCGTCGGTAGACGACGGCGCGAAGCGCGGGGTGATCGCGTAGGTCAGGCGACCGTTGCCGTGCCAGCGTGCGATGAGATCGCGCGTCTGCTCTTCGGCTTCGGACCGGCTCCGGTCGCGAAGGAACTCCGGCTCCCGGTCCATCAGCACCTTGCCGCACGTCATCCGCATACCGCGCGCCAGTGCCGCAGCGCAGAACGCGTCCACCGAGGCGGGATGCACCGTCGGGTGCACGCTCGCGGTGGTGGTGCCGCAGGCGAGCAGCGTGTCGAGGAAGAGCCCGGCGATCCGGCTCGCATGCTCGAGGTCCTCGAATTCGCGCTCGGTCGGGAAGACGTATTCCTGTAGCCAATCGGTCAGTCGCGCACCATAACTGGCGATCATGTCGTATTGGCTGTAGTGGAGGTGGGTGTCCACGAAGCCGGGCACGATCAATCGGCCCCGGTGGTCGACGACTCTGCCGCGGTGCCGCTGCGGCAATGCCGACCACGCGCCCGCCCAGGCGACGGTGCCGTCGGCCGCGACCGCGAGCGCGCCGTCCTCGAACATCTCCCAGGCGTCCGGCGCGCTGTCCGGGCCCGGATCGCGCAGGAAGTGCAGCAGGGTGCCGCGGAAGACGGCGGGCAGGTGCTCGCGTTCGGCCATGCCATCGACGCTAGCCCTCGGCTCTCGAGCGAGCCGGGAGCCGCGTGCGTTTGCGCGAGTGGCTCGCGGGCGGGATGATCGCGGGAGTGGGTGGGGCGCGGGGAATTCTGCACGGCGCGGCGACGAGTTCGGCTCGGGTGCGGTGGCCGGAGGGTTGTCCAGGCTGAATCCCGGTGTCCGGCGCGGTGATCCCGCTGGTCGGCGGGTGATTCCGGTGAGCGGGGCAACTGCGGCGGGATCGGGGGGAAACCCGGCAGCGGCCGCGTCCCGCGCCCTACTGTCCCGCGCCATGAAGTACTCAATTGTTTCGCTTTTCGCCGCGGTGCTGGCGAGTTTCGCGCTGACGGCGACCACCGCATCGCCGTTCGCGGCCGCGCAACCGGACGCGCAGGCGCAGTCCGCGTTCGGGTCGGGCGGCAAGATCGATCTGCAAGGCGCGGTCAATGTCCGTGATCTCGGCGGATATCGCACATACGACGGCGCGAAGGTGAAGTCGGGCAAGGCGGTTCGCGCCGACTCGCTGGAAAAGCTCACCGCCGCCGATATCCAGAAGCTCTCGGGTCTGAAGGTGCGGCAGGTGATCGACTTCCGCACCCCGGCCGAGGTGCAGTTCGCCGGCGCGGACAAGCCGATTCCGGGAGCGCAGGCGGTGGCCAGGCCGATCGATGACACCGGGCTGTTCCAGAAGCTGCTCTCGGTGATCCAGCTGCGTGATCCGGTGAAGCAGGAGGAGATGCTCGGCAACGGCAAGGCCGAGGAGATCATGAAGGGCGTCTACGCGAGCTTCTTCACTCAGCAGTCGCGGGCCGCGTTCGGGCAGACCATCAAGGACCTCGCCAACACCGACAAGATCACGCTGTACCACTGCACGGCGGGCAAGGACCGCACGGGTTGGCTGACCTATGTGACGTTGCGCGCGGTAGGCGTGCCGGAACAAACCGCGCGGCAAGACTATCTGCTGTCCAATCAGTACCGCGCCGCGGCGGACGCCGCCCTGCGGCAGCAGGTGAAGCAGGCCGGGCTGATGGAGAATCCGGATCTGCTGATCCCGCTGCAAGAGGTGCGCGCCGCCTACCTCGACGTCGCGGTGGCCAAGGCCGAGCACGACTACGGCGATTTCGGCAAGTTCCTCACCCAGGGACTCGGGCTGGACATCGGCACCATGCTGAAACTGCGCAAGAACCTTGTCAGCTGACCCCTCGAAAGCTGTTCGGGCCCATGCACTCGGCGGTGGATGGGCCCGAATTCCGTGCTCAGGACTTCTTTTTGCCCTGATCGCGCACGCTCGCGGCGAGCTGGTTCGGCATCGTCTCGTGCCGGGTATAGCCGCGGGTGAAATCGCCGGTGCCGTGCGAGAGGGAACGCAGGTCGATGGCGTAACGGCTGAGTTCGAGTTCGGGGACCTCGGCGTGAATCCTGGTGCGGCCGAGGCCATGCGGTTCGGTGCCGAGGACGCGGCCGCGGCGGCCGGACAGATCGCTCAACACCGGCCCCACGTAGTCGTCGGCGACCAGGACCCAGACGTCGGCGATCGGCTCCAACAGGGCGATACCCGCCGCGGTGGCGGCCTCGCGCAGCGCGAGCGCACCCGCGGTCTGGAAGGCGGCGTCGGAGGAGTCGACCGAGTGTGCCTTGCCGTCGAACAGCGTGACCCGCACGTCGACCAGTGGGTATCCGGTGGCGACACCGCGGGCGGCCTGGGCGCGCACACCCTTCTCGACCGACGGAATGAATTGGCGCGGAACGACTCCGCCGACCACCAGGTCCACGAACTCGATGCCGGACCCGCCGGGCAGCGGCTCGACCTCGATCTCGCACACCGCGTACTGCCCGTGCCCGCCGGACTGCTTCACGTGCCTGCCGCGCCCGGAAGCCTTGCCCGCGAACGTTTCGCGCAGCGCCACCTGGTACTCGACGATGTCGACCTGCACGCCGAACCTGGTGCGTAAGCGTTCCAGCGCGACATCGCGATGCGCCTCGCCGAGACACCACAGCACCAGCTGATGGGTTTGCACATTGTGCTCGAGTCGCATCGCGGGATCCTCGGCCGCCAGCCGGGCCAGGCTCTGCGAGAGCTTGTCCTCGTCGGCCTTGCTGTGGGCGGTGATGGCGATGGGCAGCAACGGATCCGGCATCTGCCACGGCTCGATGAGCAGGGGCTTGTCCACGCCGGAAAGGGTGTCGCCGGTCTCGGCGTGGCCGAGTTTGGTCACGTAGGCGATGTCGCCCGCGATGACCTGCCCGAGCGGGCGCTGCCCCTTGCCGAACGGCGCGGACACCGCGCCGACCCGCTCGTCGACGTCGTGGCTCTCGTGCCCGCGTTCCTCCAGCCCGTGCCCGCAGACGTGCACGGTGTCGTCTGCGCGCAGGGTGCCGGAGAAGACCCGCACCAGCGACACCCGGCCGACATACGGGTCGGAGGCGGTGCGGATCACCTCGGCCGCGAGCACGCCGTCGGGGTCGCAGTCGAGCCTGCGGCGGGTGTTGCTGCCGCCCGCGGCGGTGACCGCGGAAACGACGTGTTCGGCCGGGGTCGGGAAGCCGCCGGTGATCAGATCCAACAGCTCGACGGTGCCCAACCCCTGTTTGGCCCCCTCCGGGGCGGGCGCGCCGAACAGCACGGGATGAAAACTGCCACGGGCCACCGCGCGCTCCAGGTCGGCGACCAGGGTGTCGTGCTCGATGGGGGCACCGTCGAGGTAGCGCTCCATCAGCGACTCGTCTTCGCTCTCGGCGATGATGCCCTCGATGAGCCGGTTGCGGGCCTGCTCGAGCAGCGGTCGTTGCTCGGGTGTCGGTGTGGCCTGGACGCACTCGCCGGAGGAGTAGTCGACCGCGCAGTCGGGGAGCAGTTCGATGAGCCCGGTGACCGGGCGGTGACCGTCCGCGCTCTTCGGTCCGTATACCGGAAGATGCAGCGGCAGAATGTTTTCCGTCGCACCGCCGCCGAGCACCGTGCGACAGGTCTCGGTCATTTCCTCGTAGTCGGCGCGTGCGGTGTCCAGATGGGTGATCACGATCGCGCGCGGCATACCGACCGCCGCGCATTCCTCCCATAGCGCGCGTGTCGCGCCGCTGACGCCCTCCGCACCCTCGGCCGCCGAGATCACGAACAGCGCGGCGTCGGCGGCGCGCAGGCCGGCCCGTAGTTCGCCGACGAAATCCGCGTAACCGGGCGTGTCTATCAGGTTGATCTTCATGCCCGACCAGGCCAGCGGTACCACGGACAACTGCACCGACCGGTGCTGTCGATGCTCGATCTCGTCGTAGTCCGACAGCGAGGTTCCGTCCTCGACCCGGCCCGCTCGGTTCACCGTCCCTGTGGTCAGCGCCAACGCCTCGACCAGCGTGGTTTTGCCCGATCCACTATGTCCGACCAGGACCACATTGCGTATCTGTTCCGGCCGATCGGCCGAAAGTACTCTGCCGTTGCCTCCAGCGGCTCCGCTCGTCTTGTCCACTGTGCGTCTCGCTTCCCTCGCGCGCCCGACACCTGCGGTACTTCGAGCTTCCCACCGGCGGTCCCACTCCGTGCCGGGATCGCCATATCCGATCTCGCCGAGCACGAGGGGGAAAGCCCGCGGGACTATCGGCTGGTCGCGTGGAGCGTCTGCGCCTGCGTCGGGTATCGCGGTGAATCCTGTGTTCCCGCTGTCGCTTACCGCTCGGCGGACCAATTCGGCCGGATAGCGCACGGGCGCTCGTATCGGCTGAAACCTGGTGCCCGATATGGGACAGTGCGCGGATGGATGTCTCACCTGACGTTTCCCGTGCGACACTGCGCAAGGTCGTAATCCGGCTGGTGCCGTTCCTCGGGCTGCTCTACTTCGTCAATTATTTGGATCGGGTCAATATCGGCTTCGCCGGGCCCAGTGGTATGAAAGCCGACCTCGGGCTCACCGAGACGGCGTTCGGTCTCGCCTCCGGGATCTTCTTCATCGGCTACCTGCTGCTCGAGGTCCCGAGCAATGTCGCGCTGCACCGCTTCGGCGCGCGCCGCTGGATCGCCAGGATCCTGGCCAGCTGGGGGCTGATCGCGACCGCGATGGCGTTCGTGCCGAACGAAACCGTGCTCTACATCCTGCGTTTCGTGCTCGGCATCGCCGAGGCAGGCTTCTTTCCCGGCATCCTGCTCTACCTCACCTTCTGGTTCCCGCAGAACCAGCGGGCGAAGATCGTCGCGCTGTTCATGGTGGCGGTGCCCGTGTCCACCGCGCTCGGTTCCACGCTGTCCAGCCTGATCATCCAGTACGGGCACGGCGTGCTCGGGCTCAGCGGCTGGCGTTTCATGTTCCTCGTCGAGGGGCTGCCCGCCATCCTGCTCGCGGTGGTGACCTGGTTCTACCTCACCGACAGTCCCGCGCAGGCCCGGTGGTTGAGTCGCGAGGAACGGCAGTGGCTCAGCGGTGAACTCGCCGCGGAACAGGCCGCGGTGGAGCAGGCCGAACAGTGGACCTTGCGCAAGGCGCTCACCGATTCCCGCGTGCTCGGGCTGGCACTCGTCTACGGCGGCATCGTCTACGGTCTCTATGCGCTCGGGTTCTTCCTGCCGACCATCATCAACGGCTTCCAGGAGCAATACGGCACGCACTACTCGGTGGTGCAGCGCGGACTGATCAACGCGGTGCCCTACGTCATCGGCGCGGTCGTGATGGTGCTGTGGAGCAGGCACGGCGACCGGACGGGCGAGCGCGCCTGGCATGTCGCGCTG
This genomic interval carries:
- a CDS encoding elongation factor G-like protein EF-G2, translated to MDKTSGAAGGNGRVLSADRPEQIRNVVLVGHSGSGKTTLVEALALTTGTVNRAGRVEDGTSLSDYDEIEHRQHRSVQLSVVPLAWSGMKINLIDTPGYADFVGELRAGLRAADAALFVISAAEGAEGVSGATRALWEECAAVGMPRAIVITHLDTARADYEEMTETCRTVLGGGATENILPLHLPVYGPKSADGHRPVTGLIELLPDCAVDYSSGECVQATPTPEQRPLLEQARNRLIEGIIAESEDESLMERYLDGAPIEHDTLVADLERAVARGSFHPVLFGAPAPEGAKQGLGTVELLDLITGGFPTPAEHVVSAVTAAGGSNTRRRLDCDPDGVLAAEVIRTASDPYVGRVSLVRVFSGTLRADDTVHVCGHGLEERGHESHDVDERVGAVSAPFGKGQRPLGQVIAGDIAYVTKLGHAETGDTLSGVDKPLLIEPWQMPDPLLPIAITAHSKADEDKLSQSLARLAAEDPAMRLEHNVQTHQLVLWCLGEAHRDVALERLRTRFGVQVDIVEYQVALRETFAGKASGRGRHVKQSGGHGQYAVCEIEVEPLPGGSGIEFVDLVVGGVVPRQFIPSVEKGVRAQAARGVATGYPLVDVRVTLFDGKAHSVDSSDAAFQTAGALALREAATAAGIALLEPIADVWVLVADDYVGPVLSDLSGRRGRVLGTEPHGLGRTRIHAEVPELELSRYAIDLRSLSHGTGDFTRGYTRHETMPNQLAASVRDQGKKKS
- a CDS encoding MFS transporter — protein: MDVSPDVSRATLRKVVIRLVPFLGLLYFVNYLDRVNIGFAGPSGMKADLGLTETAFGLASGIFFIGYLLLEVPSNVALHRFGARRWIARILASWGLIATAMAFVPNETVLYILRFVLGIAEAGFFPGILLYLTFWFPQNQRAKIVALFMVAVPVSTALGSTLSSLIIQYGHGVLGLSGWRFMFLVEGLPAILLAVVTWFYLTDSPAQARWLSREERQWLSGELAAEQAAVEQAEQWTLRKALTDSRVLGLALVYGGIVYGLYALGFFLPTIINGFQEQYGTHYSVVQRGLINAVPYVIGAVVMVLWSRHGDRTGERAWHVALPALLGGLAIPIALYLGNPFAAMAAVTVCAVGVLAALPTFWALPSTFLSGAAAAAGIALINSIGNISGFAAPYITGWLKDWTGTARAGLWVVGACMIASAVGVLYLWKRILARTRPQSVAVPKQALPD